A window of the Flavobacterium sangjuense genome harbors these coding sequences:
- a CDS encoding DUF3108 domain-containing protein gives MKKYFLLLLVFITVSFDSQKPDAYDSGEWFKFRIHYGFVNAGYATLEVKEALKGNKKIYHAIGKGYTVGMSRFFFKVDDNYESYFDKVTNKPFQFIRKIDEGGYTKNQEGFFNQDVNKVLVKDYKKNTEKTFSVTENVQDIISTFYFLRNHPNIDKLKVGESIVVDMFFDDEVFKFKLKFIGRENLKTKFGTASTMMFRPIVQSGRVFKEEESLTVWISDDENKIPLRIKASLAVGSIKADLESYKGLKNPFMVKLK, from the coding sequence ATGAAAAAGTATTTTCTATTATTATTGGTTTTTATAACTGTAAGTTTCGATTCTCAAAAGCCCGATGCCTATGATTCAGGGGAATGGTTTAAATTCAGAATCCATTACGGGTTTGTAAATGCGGGCTATGCTACTCTAGAAGTAAAGGAAGCTCTCAAAGGCAATAAAAAAATATACCATGCCATCGGTAAAGGATATACAGTCGGAATGTCACGTTTTTTCTTTAAGGTAGATGACAACTATGAAAGTTATTTTGATAAAGTTACTAACAAACCTTTTCAATTTATTAGAAAAATTGATGAAGGAGGTTACACTAAAAATCAGGAAGGTTTTTTTAATCAGGATGTCAATAAGGTTTTGGTAAAAGATTATAAAAAAAATACAGAGAAGACCTTTTCAGTTACCGAAAACGTTCAGGATATAATTTCAACATTTTACTTTTTAAGAAACCATCCAAACATTGATAAACTCAAAGTTGGAGAATCGATTGTAGTAGATATGTTTTTTGATGATGAAGTATTTAAGTTTAAGTTAAAATTCATAGGCAGAGAAAATTTAAAAACTAAATTTGGAACCGCATCAACCATGATGTTTAGACCTATTGTACAGTCGGGAAGAGTGTTCAAAGAAGAAGAAAGTCTTACAGTTTGGATTTCAGATGATGAAAACAAAATTCCGTTGCGAATAAAAGCCAGCTTAGCCGTTGGATCTATAAAAGCAGATTTAGAAAGTTATAAAGGATTAAAAAATCCATTTATGGTTAAATTAAAATAA
- a CDS encoding septal ring lytic transglycosylase RlpA family protein: protein MNKKIFILFFVLFTSLFTSISAQSKHHKKAKSKAKTAKITETKEPEKVAAAVKVDTSKFKTILEIDSLDFYLANSKLKLLKKNAHASYYHNKFNGRRTASGKKFDNDGYTAAHKKLPFGTRLKVTNEANGKSVIVEVTDRGPFSKAREIDLSRRAFMDITSNKNSGVVIVTIEEVIQPK, encoded by the coding sequence ATGAATAAAAAGATATTTATACTGTTTTTTGTACTGTTTACTTCTTTATTTACAAGTATTTCAGCCCAAAGCAAGCATCACAAAAAAGCTAAAAGCAAAGCAAAAACAGCCAAAATTACTGAAACCAAAGAGCCGGAAAAAGTTGCCGCCGCTGTCAAAGTTGACACCTCTAAATTTAAAACAATTTTAGAAATAGATTCTTTAGACTTTTACCTTGCCAATTCAAAGTTAAAGCTACTCAAGAAAAATGCACACGCTTCTTATTATCACAATAAATTTAACGGAAGGCGAACCGCAAGCGGAAAGAAATTTGACAATGACGGTTACACAGCAGCTCATAAAAAACTACCTTTTGGAACAAGGCTAAAAGTGACCAATGAAGCCAATGGAAAATCAGTAATAGTTGAGGTTACTGACCGCGGACCTTTTTCAAAAGCACGTGAAATAGATTTAAGCAGAAGAGCCTTTATGGACATCACTTCTAACAAAAATTCAGGAGTCGTAATCGTAACTATAGAAGAAGTGATTCAGCCAAAATAA
- a CDS encoding M23 family metallopeptidase translates to MSKIFQKVFLVFLLSTFIISCNKAKEEEITVPKAKPKLVEFGFNIHDFNIVNDTIKSGDTFGSLLEKQNLNGKEVYDIVAKVKDTFDVRSIRKGKPFTILRSKDKTNKIQVFIYQPDRLNFYVIDFRDSIVAHKKARPLTYKTRTIAGALNGSLSETLGNLKVDPALASRIAKIYAWSIDFFKLKKGDKFALKFTERYINDTIYDGVDSLKASFFEYKGKKVYAFPFAPDTNTKKQQYFDEEGKTLKNFFLKAPLKFVNITSRYTKNRFHPVQKRWKAHNGTDYAAPTGTPIMSTAAGFVEQAGYTTGNGNFVKVKHDRTYATQYLHMSKILVRRGQRVTQGQVIGKVGSTGLATGPHVCYRFWKNGVQVDALRLKLPTSTPMDSKYRQKYMEYMNPLKRELDSVSDASIK, encoded by the coding sequence ATGTCAAAAATATTTCAAAAAGTATTTCTCGTTTTTCTTCTTTCAACATTTATAATCTCATGTAATAAAGCCAAAGAAGAAGAAATTACGGTTCCAAAAGCCAAACCAAAATTGGTTGAATTCGGATTCAATATACACGATTTTAACATAGTGAATGACACTATAAAATCAGGTGATACTTTTGGAAGTTTGTTAGAAAAACAAAACCTAAACGGAAAGGAAGTTTACGATATTGTAGCCAAAGTAAAAGACACTTTTGATGTTAGAAGCATCCGAAAAGGAAAACCATTTACCATTCTCAGAAGCAAAGACAAAACCAATAAAATTCAGGTTTTTATATACCAACCGGACCGATTGAATTTTTATGTGATTGATTTCAGAGATTCAATAGTAGCTCATAAAAAAGCAAGACCATTAACCTATAAAACACGGACAATTGCAGGGGCATTAAACGGTTCGCTTTCTGAAACTCTTGGAAATCTTAAAGTTGATCCAGCATTGGCTTCAAGGATTGCAAAAATTTATGCCTGGTCGATTGACTTTTTCAAATTAAAAAAAGGAGATAAGTTTGCCTTAAAGTTTACAGAAAGATACATCAATGATACGATTTATGATGGTGTAGATAGTTTGAAAGCTTCCTTTTTTGAATACAAAGGAAAGAAAGTATATGCTTTCCCTTTTGCTCCGGATACCAATACCAAAAAGCAGCAATACTTTGATGAAGAAGGGAAAACATTGAAAAACTTTTTTCTAAAAGCACCATTGAAATTCGTAAACATCACTTCCAGATACACTAAAAACAGATTCCATCCTGTTCAAAAAAGATGGAAAGCTCACAACGGAACAGATTATGCGGCACCAACAGGAACGCCAATTATGTCAACCGCCGCCGGATTTGTTGAGCAGGCAGGTTACACTACAGGGAATGGAAATTTTGTCAAAGTAAAACACGACAGAACCTATGCAACGCAATATTTACACATGTCAAAAATATTAGTCAGACGTGGTCAAAGAGTAACGCAAGGTCAGGTTATTGGAAAAGTAGGAAGCACAGGCTTAGCAACCGGTCCACATGTTTGCTATCGTTTTTGGAAAAATGGTGTGCAGGTTGATGCCTTACGATTGAAATTGCCAACATCTACTCCAATGGATTCAAAGTATAGACAAAAATATATGGAATACATGAATCCGCTAAAAAGAGAATTAGATAGTGTTTCCGACGCTTCCATAAAATAA
- a CDS encoding homogentisate 1,2-dioxygenase: MPLYHKLGDFPQKRHTQFEKPNGGFYYEQLFGTEGFHGHASLLYHVHRPTQVKEITKSYSVEPKIAIGKNIKSLLLKGFELKPEDDFLDSRKAMLVNRDCIIGLAAPKNSLTSYFYKNADADEMIFIHKGKGKLRTMMGNISFEYGDYLIIPRGMIYQIEFESSDNRLFYVESYTPFYTPKRYKNASGQHLEHSPFCERDFKLPTELETHDEKGDFLIKIKKEGMIHEMVYATHPFDVVGWDGYNFPYGFSIHNFEPITGRVHQPPPVHQTFETATFVVCSFCPRVYDYHPKAIPAPYNHSNIDSDEVLYYVDGDFMSRNNIEQGHITLHPKGIPHGPAPGAMERSIGQTVTQELAVMVDTFRPLMVTEEAMGLDDGQYYKSWVE, encoded by the coding sequence ATGCCACTATATCATAAACTTGGCGATTTTCCACAAAAAAGACACACACAGTTTGAAAAACCAAACGGCGGTTTCTACTACGAACAGCTTTTTGGCACCGAAGGTTTTCACGGACATGCTTCGCTACTATATCATGTCCACAGACCAACACAAGTCAAGGAAATAACCAAATCATATTCAGTAGAACCAAAAATTGCTATTGGCAAAAACATAAAATCATTATTACTGAAAGGCTTTGAATTAAAGCCCGAAGATGATTTCCTGGATAGCCGAAAAGCCATGCTCGTCAATCGTGATTGTATTATCGGATTGGCAGCACCAAAAAATTCATTGACATCTTATTTCTATAAAAATGCTGATGCCGATGAAATGATTTTCATCCACAAAGGAAAAGGAAAACTTCGCACGATGATGGGAAATATCTCATTTGAATACGGAGATTATCTTATTATACCACGCGGAATGATTTACCAAATCGAATTCGAAAGCTCTGACAATCGCTTGTTTTATGTCGAGTCTTATACGCCCTTTTATACACCAAAAAGATATAAAAATGCATCGGGACAACATTTGGAACATTCACCTTTTTGCGAACGCGATTTCAAATTGCCAACCGAGTTAGAAACACACGATGAAAAAGGAGATTTCTTAATCAAAATCAAAAAGGAAGGCATGATACACGAAATGGTTTATGCTACGCATCCTTTTGACGTTGTTGGTTGGGATGGATACAATTTTCCATACGGATTCAGCATCCATAATTTTGAACCAATAACAGGTCGCGTACATCAGCCGCCACCAGTGCATCAAACATTTGAAACGGCAACTTTTGTAGTTTGTTCGTTTTGTCCAAGAGTTTATGATTACCATCCAAAAGCAATTCCGGCGCCATACAATCACAGCAATATTGACAGCGATGAGGTTTTGTATTATGTTGATGGCGATTTTATGTCGAGAAACAATATCGAGCAAGGTCATATTACGTTGCATCCAAAAGGAATTCCACATGGTCCAGCACCCGGCGCAATGGAACGAAGCATTGGTCAAACCGTAACACAAGAATTAGCCGTGATGGTGGATACGTTCCGCCCATTGATGGTAACCGAAGAAGCCATGGGATTAGACGATGGACAATATTATAAATCTTGGGTAGAGTAA
- a CDS encoding CYTH domain-containing protein, with product MIEIERKFLVLSDDFINEAFAKKRIVQAYLNSNPERTVRIRIKEEKGFLTIKGKGNATGTTRLEWETEIPLQDAEKLLTICESGTIDKIRHEVKVGNHMYEVDVFAGENEGLIVAEIELQSEDEIFKKPSWLGKEVTNDERFYNAYLSVKPFKSW from the coding sequence ATGATAGAAATAGAGCGTAAATTTTTAGTGCTTTCGGATGATTTTATAAATGAGGCTTTCGCCAAAAAAAGAATCGTTCAGGCGTATTTGAATTCGAATCCTGAGCGAACCGTTCGCATCAGAATTAAAGAAGAAAAAGGGTTCCTAACAATCAAAGGAAAAGGAAACGCAACAGGCACAACCCGCTTGGAATGGGAAACTGAGATTCCGTTACAAGATGCTGAAAAGCTATTGACTATTTGCGAAAGCGGCACTATTGACAAGATTCGCCACGAAGTAAAAGTGGGAAATCACATGTATGAAGTTGATGTTTTTGCCGGAGAAAATGAAGGTTTGATTGTTGCCGAAATCGAATTGCAATCCGAAGATGAAATTTTTAAAAAACCAAGTTGGCTAGGTAAAGAAGTCACTAATGACGAACGTTTTTATAACGCCTATTTAAGTGTAAAACCCTTTAAAAGCTGGTAA
- the pgi gene encoding glucose-6-phosphate isomerase codes for MTLPNINPTSTKAWEKLNQHYAQLKHVSMTEMFAIDTSRAEKFHIQWNDFLVDYSKNIINQETLTLLQDLAKEVNLKSAIDSCFSGENINQTEDRAVLHTALRAPQNATVLVNGQNVLPEIFEVKNKIKGFSNEVISGARKGFTGKAFTDVVNIGIGGSDLGPAMVVEALQFYKNHLNVHFVSNVDGDHVNEIIKKLNPETTLFVIVSKTFTTQETLTNSETIRTWFLKSAKHEDVAKHFVAVSTNIQKVTDFGINPNNIFPMWDWVGGRFSLWSAVGLSISLAVGFDNFDDLLKGANEMDEHFKTTDFEENIPVVLALLSIWYNNFFGAESEALIPYTQYLQKLAPYLQQGIMESNGKSVGRDGKPVNYQTGTIIWGEPGTNSQHAFFQLIHQGTKLIPTDFIGFVKPLYGNQDHHDKLMSNFFAQTEALLNGKTEAQVKAEFEKQNISGEKAAFLLPFKVFTGNKPTNTFLIEKLTPKTLGSLIALYEHKIFVQGIIWNIFSYDQWGVELGKQLANSILDEIHDLKVKQHDSSTEFLLSHFLKNK; via the coding sequence ATGACTTTACCAAATATAAATCCGACAAGCACAAAAGCCTGGGAAAAACTCAATCAGCACTACGCTCAACTGAAGCATGTTTCCATGACGGAAATGTTTGCCATTGATACATCAAGAGCAGAGAAGTTCCACATCCAATGGAATGATTTCTTAGTTGATTATTCTAAAAATATTATCAATCAGGAAACGCTGACGTTACTTCAGGATTTAGCTAAAGAAGTAAATTTAAAATCAGCAATTGATAGTTGTTTTTCTGGAGAAAACATAAACCAAACAGAAGATAGAGCAGTACTTCACACCGCTTTGCGTGCACCACAAAACGCAACGGTTTTGGTTAATGGTCAAAATGTACTTCCCGAAATTTTTGAAGTAAAAAATAAAATAAAAGGTTTCAGTAACGAAGTCATCTCTGGAGCAAGAAAAGGATTTACAGGCAAAGCATTTACTGATGTTGTCAATATCGGAATTGGCGGTTCAGATCTTGGTCCGGCTATGGTTGTAGAAGCGTTGCAATTCTATAAAAACCATTTGAATGTTCATTTTGTTTCTAATGTTGATGGCGATCACGTAAACGAAATCATTAAAAAATTAAATCCCGAAACGACACTTTTTGTAATCGTTTCCAAGACTTTTACAACTCAGGAAACGTTAACCAATTCAGAAACCATCAGAACCTGGTTTTTGAAATCGGCAAAGCATGAAGATGTCGCCAAACACTTTGTGGCTGTTTCAACAAATATTCAAAAAGTTACTGATTTCGGAATTAACCCAAATAACATTTTCCCAATGTGGGATTGGGTTGGCGGACGATTTTCACTTTGGAGTGCTGTTGGTTTGTCTATCAGTTTAGCGGTTGGATTTGACAATTTTGATGACTTGCTGAAAGGAGCAAACGAAATGGATGAACATTTCAAAACGACTGATTTCGAAGAAAATATTCCGGTTGTTTTAGCTTTGTTAAGCATTTGGTATAACAACTTTTTTGGAGCCGAAAGCGAAGCCTTAATTCCATACACACAATATTTACAAAAGCTTGCGCCATACTTGCAGCAAGGTATTATGGAAAGCAACGGGAAAAGCGTTGGACGTGATGGGAAACCGGTAAATTATCAAACAGGAACAATCATTTGGGGCGAACCTGGAACCAATTCACAACACGCATTCTTTCAATTAATTCACCAAGGAACAAAATTAATTCCAACTGATTTTATTGGATTTGTAAAACCACTTTACGGAAACCAAGATCATCACGACAAGTTGATGTCTAATTTTTTTGCACAAACAGAAGCGTTGTTAAACGGTAAAACCGAAGCCCAAGTCAAAGCCGAATTCGAAAAGCAAAACATAAGTGGAGAAAAAGCGGCATTCTTGCTTCCATTCAAGGTTTTTACAGGCAATAAGCCAACAAATACTTTTTTAATAGAAAAACTCACGCCAAAAACTTTGGGTTCTTTAATCGCGCTGTATGAGCATAAAATATTTGTTCAGGGAATTATCTGGAACATTTTTAGTTATGATCAATGGGGCGTTGAATTAGGGAAACAATTAGCCAATTCTATTTTGGATGAAATACATGATTTAAAAGTGAAACAGCACGACAGTTCCACCGAATTTTTGCTCAGCCACTTCCTGAAAAACAAATAA
- a CDS encoding amino acid permease, with protein MSIWKRKPMTLLLAEASESEKGLKRTLTAWSLVALGIGAIIGAGLFVRTATAAAQNAGPSVTIGFIVAAVGCALAGLCYAELSSSIPIAGSAYTYTYATMGEFLAWIIGWDLILEYAVGAATVGIAWSEYLNNLLVNVLHVSPIPYEYCHSPFQTSLDGVNGIINLPALFIVAVISLLLIKGTQESAFVNGIIVVVKVAIVVMIIVFGWSFIDDANHTPYIPEPGIFTDEHGVGHSYGGILGILGAAGTVFFAFIGFDAVSTAAQETKNPKRDMPIGILGSLAICTVLYILFAHVLTGLEDVEFFRTGGKEASVANAIASAMPGYEWLGQFVTVAILAGFSSVILVMLLGQSRVFYSMGKDGLLPKAFSDVHPKFKTPYKANLVILVIVGLFAAFVPGDIVGDMTSIGTLFAFILVCISVIVLRKTEPDMKREFKTPFVPLVPILGIVVCLAMIYGLGWTNWLRLIGWLAIGFVVYFGYSKKNSRLNNPKE; from the coding sequence ATGTCTATTTGGAAAAGAAAACCCATGACGCTATTACTTGCTGAAGCGTCTGAATCTGAAAAAGGATTAAAAAGAACACTGACCGCCTGGTCACTTGTTGCCTTAGGAATTGGAGCAATCATCGGCGCTGGACTTTTTGTTAGAACAGCAACAGCCGCAGCTCAAAATGCCGGGCCATCAGTTACAATAGGATTTATTGTAGCAGCTGTTGGATGTGCTTTGGCAGGATTATGCTATGCAGAATTATCTTCTTCTATTCCTATTGCCGGAAGCGCTTATACTTATACTTATGCAACTATGGGTGAATTCCTTGCATGGATTATTGGTTGGGATTTAATATTAGAATATGCCGTTGGAGCCGCAACTGTTGGAATTGCGTGGAGTGAATATCTCAATAATCTGCTGGTCAATGTGCTCCATGTGAGCCCAATTCCGTATGAATATTGTCATTCACCTTTCCAAACATCATTAGATGGCGTTAACGGAATTATCAACCTACCGGCTTTGTTTATTGTTGCCGTAATCAGTTTACTTTTAATCAAAGGAACCCAGGAATCTGCTTTTGTAAACGGAATCATTGTAGTGGTAAAAGTGGCTATCGTAGTAATGATTATTGTTTTTGGCTGGAGTTTTATAGACGATGCCAATCACACTCCATATATTCCGGAACCGGGGATTTTTACTGATGAACATGGTGTAGGACATAGTTATGGTGGTATTTTGGGAATTCTTGGTGCCGCCGGAACAGTTTTCTTTGCTTTCATCGGATTTGATGCCGTGAGTACAGCCGCACAGGAAACTAAAAACCCTAAACGTGACATGCCAATTGGGATCTTAGGGTCATTAGCTATTTGTACCGTTTTATATATTCTTTTTGCACATGTGTTAACAGGTCTTGAAGATGTAGAATTTTTTAGAACCGGCGGAAAAGAAGCTTCTGTAGCCAATGCTATTGCTTCAGCGATGCCAGGATACGAATGGTTAGGTCAGTTTGTAACGGTGGCTATTTTGGCCGGTTTCTCTTCAGTAATTTTAGTAATGCTATTAGGCCAATCCAGAGTTTTCTACTCTATGGGTAAAGATGGTTTGTTGCCAAAAGCATTTAGCGATGTACATCCAAAATTCAAAACACCTTATAAAGCTAACTTAGTAATCTTAGTTATTGTTGGTCTCTTCGCTGCCTTTGTTCCTGGTGACATCGTAGGTGATATGACCAGTATCGGAACTTTGTTTGCATTCATATTAGTTTGTATTTCAGTTATTGTTTTAAGAAAAACAGAACCGGATATGAAGCGTGAATTCAAAACACCTTTTGTGCCTTTAGTGCCAATTCTAGGTATTGTTGTTTGTCTTGCCATGATTTATGGATTAGGTTGGACAAACTGGTTAAGACTTATCGGTTGGTTGGCTATCGGTTTTGTTGTTTATTTTGGCTATAGCAAGAAAAATAGCCGTTTGAATAATCCTAAAGAATAA
- a CDS encoding tryptophan 2,3-dioxygenase family protein, translating into MNTKTNSDAILEALEQKFDAINQKTETHLEGLLWAKPITYWDYIQTDALLNLQTQRTVLPDEMVFIMYHQVNELLFKMILWEINQLCHTDKPKTDFFTEKLRRISRYFDMLTTSFDIMGDGMEVEQYMKFRNTLTPASGFQSAQYRLIEFSSTDLINLIDYRFRANIDRNTPYSHALEHLYWQAAGKDHTTGEKSFLILEFERKYREEFLRYMEEYNTINIWQKFKQLPEKDQKDSELVKAMRHYDHTVNITWVMGHLNAARKYIDSGKGSGEATGGSDWKKYMHPKYQRRIFFPELWSEEELKNWGEGA; encoded by the coding sequence ATGAATACTAAAACAAATTCAGACGCAATATTAGAAGCATTAGAACAAAAATTTGATGCCATAAATCAAAAAACCGAGACACATCTTGAAGGTTTACTCTGGGCAAAGCCAATAACCTACTGGGATTATATTCAAACGGATGCTTTACTGAATTTGCAAACACAAAGAACCGTTCTTCCCGATGAAATGGTTTTTATCATGTATCATCAGGTTAATGAATTGCTGTTCAAAATGATACTTTGGGAAATCAACCAACTGTGTCATACCGATAAACCCAAAACAGATTTCTTTACTGAAAAACTACGCCGAATCAGCCGCTATTTTGATATGTTGACGACTTCTTTCGACATCATGGGTGACGGAATGGAAGTAGAACAATACATGAAATTCAGAAATACTTTAACTCCGGCAAGTGGATTTCAAAGCGCTCAATACAGACTAATCGAATTTTCATCAACAGATTTGATAAACCTAATTGATTATCGTTTCAGAGCAAACATCGACAGAAATACACCTTATTCTCACGCACTTGAACATTTGTATTGGCAAGCTGCCGGGAAAGACCACACAACAGGTGAAAAATCATTTTTGATTTTAGAATTCGAAAGAAAATATCGTGAAGAATTTCTTCGCTATATGGAAGAGTACAACACTATTAATATTTGGCAAAAATTCAAGCAATTGCCTGAAAAAGACCAAAAAGATAGCGAACTTGTAAAAGCGATGCGTCATTATGACCATACAGTAAACATCACTTGGGTAATGGGACATTTGAATGCTGCCAGAAAATATATTGACAGCGGAAAAGGTTCGGGCGAAGCAACCGGAGGAAGCGATTGGAAAAAATACATGCATCCAAAATACCAACGCAGAATATTTTTCCCTGAATTATGGAGCGAAGAAGAATTAAAAAACTGGGGCGAAGGTGCATAG
- the hppD gene encoding 4-hydroxyphenylpyruvate dioxygenase, which translates to MSKEIKSVDYGLEKIFEGAQDFLPLLGTDYVEFYVGNAKQAAHFYKTAFGFQSHAYAGLETGMKDRASYVLKQDKIRLVLTTALKSDSPIGEHVKKHGDGVKIVALWVEDARSAFEETTKRGARVFMEPTVETDEHGEVVRAGIFTYGETVHMFVERINYKGAFLPGYKEWKSDYNPAPVGLKYVDHMVGNVGWNEMNIWVKWYEDVMGFVNFLSFDDKQITTEYSALMSKVMSNGNGRIKFPINEPAEGKKRSQIEEYLDFYEGSGVQHIAVATDDIIKTIADMRSRGIEFLSTPPQAYYDAIPERLKDHMHKFKEDIKELQKLGIMIDADDEGYLLQIFTKPIEDRPTLFFEIIQRMGARGFGAGNFKALFESIEREQMLRGTL; encoded by the coding sequence ATGTCAAAAGAAATAAAATCCGTTGATTACGGACTCGAAAAAATATTTGAAGGGGCACAGGATTTCCTTCCGCTTTTAGGAACAGATTACGTAGAATTTTACGTTGGCAACGCCAAACAGGCAGCACACTTTTACAAAACAGCTTTCGGATTTCAATCACATGCCTACGCAGGATTAGAAACCGGAATGAAAGACAGAGCGTCTTATGTTTTGAAGCAGGATAAAATCCGTTTGGTACTAACAACAGCTTTGAAAAGCGATTCACCTATTGGGGAACACGTTAAAAAACATGGAGATGGTGTGAAAATTGTAGCGCTTTGGGTTGAAGATGCGCGTTCGGCATTTGAAGAAACTACAAAACGTGGCGCCAGAGTATTTATGGAACCAACGGTTGAAACAGACGAACACGGTGAAGTAGTTCGAGCAGGAATTTTCACTTATGGCGAAACGGTTCACATGTTTGTGGAGCGTATAAATTACAAAGGAGCCTTTTTACCAGGCTACAAAGAATGGAAGTCTGATTATAATCCGGCACCCGTTGGTTTAAAATATGTGGACCACATGGTTGGAAATGTAGGCTGGAATGAAATGAACATTTGGGTAAAATGGTACGAAGATGTGATGGGATTTGTAAACTTCCTTTCGTTTGATGACAAACAAATCACTACCGAATATTCGGCATTGATGTCAAAAGTAATGAGCAACGGCAACGGAAGAATTAAATTCCCAATCAACGAACCCGCAGAAGGAAAGAAACGTTCCCAAATTGAAGAATATTTAGATTTCTATGAAGGTTCTGGCGTGCAACACATCGCAGTTGCCACTGATGACATCATTAAAACAATTGCCGACATGCGTTCAAGAGGTATTGAATTCCTTAGCACGCCACCACAAGCTTATTATGATGCTATTCCGGAACGTTTAAAAGATCATATGCATAAGTTCAAAGAAGATATCAAAGAACTTCAAAAATTAGGGATTATGATTGACGCTGATGACGAAGGTTATTTGCTACAAATATTCACCAAACCTATCGAAGACAGACCAACACTATTTTTTGAAATCATTCAAAGAATGGGAGCCAGAGGTTTTGGTGCCGGAAATTTCAAAGCATTATTTGAATCAATCGAAAGAGAACAAATGCTACGAGGAACTTTGTAA